One segment of Paenibacillus sp. FSL R7-0337 DNA contains the following:
- a CDS encoding helix-turn-helix transcriptional regulator translates to MSLGQRLKKERERKGWSQLYVAEKLGIANTVLSNYERDYRDPDTATLSLIADLYECDTDYLLGRTSTRKNEEFNLSFFGGPKGWTEDELEEAEAAVRRYREMKERAAREAEKNK, encoded by the coding sequence ATGAGTTTAGGACAGCGTTTAAAAAAAGAGCGAGAACGTAAAGGTTGGTCTCAACTTTATGTAGCGGAAAAACTCGGAATTGCTAATACCGTGCTCTCTAACTATGAGCGCGATTACCGTGATCCTGACACTGCAACCCTTTCACTGATTGCTGATCTGTACGAATGTGATACCGACTATTTATTAGGAAGAACTAGCACACGAAAAAATGAAGAATTCAATCTTTCTTTTTTCGGCGGTCCAAAGGGATGGACAGAGGATGAGCTTGAAGAAGCCGAAGCAGCCGTGCGCCGATATCGGGAAATGAAAGAACGTGCAGCCAGAGAAGCCGAAAAAAACAAATAA
- a CDS encoding helix-turn-helix transcriptional regulator, translated as MKLHNKIRDIRKSKGVTQTFVAKQTGMTISNYNMKENGKRPISTVELEIIAAVLKEPVVNFFN; from the coding sequence TTGAAGTTGCATAATAAAATTCGAGATATTCGAAAATCAAAAGGTGTTACTCAAACATTTGTAGCGAAGCAAACTGGAATGACAATTTCAAATTATAACATGAAAGAAAACGGTAAGAGACCCATCAGCACAGTAGAGCTAGAAATAATTGCTGCTGTGTTAAAGGAGCCCGTTGTAAATTTTTTTAATTAA
- a CDS encoding ImmA/IrrE family metallo-endopeptidase produces the protein MDLSNYFKTPLEQSVEDVYLENKLFDSWDLTLDNLAAIFNVEVTTTKFQTFSDNEQRIIFLSSNDIPDKQRRSFFHELGHIVRHSGDQRSMPDLFQQMQEADAEQFSLYASIPFFMLEKLSFPKSAEHAAGYIGSIFHIPPAYAMRRLRQIRERISGTEYLSTRCTRIPHKARPTYLVSTHPVIKGVYGLEDLSRPHTLVIEQRGGFDWEKPLYIEVDHSIKSFDAYSYSLRDGAVVYSGDLSIAHERAMTIDMKRIASRCGQEASRLYLPMEAMNDALNF, from the coding sequence TTGGATTTATCAAACTACTTTAAAACTCCACTAGAGCAATCGGTTGAGGATGTTTACTTGGAGAATAAGTTATTCGATTCATGGGATTTGACTCTCGATAACCTAGCGGCTATTTTCAATGTAGAGGTTACCACCACGAAGTTCCAAACATTCTCGGACAATGAACAGCGAATTATCTTTCTTTCCAGCAATGATATACCTGATAAGCAACGAAGAAGCTTCTTTCATGAGTTAGGACACATTGTCCGTCATTCAGGTGATCAGCGCAGCATGCCGGATCTCTTCCAGCAAATGCAGGAGGCAGATGCTGAACAATTCAGCTTGTACGCCTCTATCCCCTTCTTTATGCTAGAGAAGTTGTCGTTCCCTAAGTCTGCGGAGCACGCAGCCGGGTATATTGGGTCCATATTTCACATTCCCCCAGCCTATGCTATGCGGCGTCTGAGGCAGATCCGCGAACGGATCTCTGGAACGGAGTACCTCTCCACCAGATGTACTAGGATACCCCATAAAGCACGTCCTACATACTTAGTAAGTACACATCCTGTCATCAAAGGCGTGTATGGCCTAGAAGATCTATCCCGCCCTCACACCCTTGTCATCGAACAACGTGGAGGGTTCGACTGGGAGAAGCCTTTGTACATTGAAGTCGATCACTCCATAAAAAGCTTCGATGCGTATTCATATTCACTTCGGGACGGCGCAGTTGTATATTCAGGAGATCTATCTATTGCCCATGAACGAGCCATGACAATAGACATGAAAAGAATTGCCTCAAGATGTGGTCAGGAAGCAAGCCGACTCTATCTGCCAATGGAGGCAATGAATGATGCACTCAATTTTTAG
- a CDS encoding site-specific integrase: protein MRGHIAKKGKKYYIVVDFDKDDNGGKRNQKWLSGYERKKDAENAMPDILSKMKNGTYVEPSQKNFGEIMETWLEDKKTSVKYGTWKSYEWLVHKHIVPHLGKKKIAKIKPQDLHNFYHKTLLETLSVGSIRKAHVLIMDALNRAVTWGEIPHNVASTVALPQGKKTKFQVWNEEQLKIFLDAAADDQYFVAFELAASTGMRQSEILALRWVDTDLQTKTISVRQAYTLAVRGHEMDDTKNDSSVRSIALFESTVRLLTSHTEQRERELENKQTYKDTGLVVQTSIGTPVGPRLLMRHYYRILEQITKEQPSFPNIRFHDLRHTHATLLLKAGVHPKIVQERLGHSSINVTLDTYSHVLPNLQEAVLRGIGDSILGTRHEVKEEGKITTLVE from the coding sequence ATGAGAGGGCACATAGCCAAAAAAGGGAAGAAGTATTATATCGTTGTAGATTTCGATAAGGATGACAACGGCGGAAAAAGAAATCAAAAATGGCTATCCGGATATGAGCGAAAAAAAGACGCTGAAAACGCAATGCCTGATATTCTTTCAAAAATGAAGAATGGGACATATGTTGAACCATCGCAAAAAAACTTTGGAGAGATCATGGAAACCTGGCTAGAGGACAAAAAAACATCAGTGAAATATGGGACATGGAAATCCTATGAATGGCTTGTTCACAAGCATATTGTTCCTCATTTGGGAAAGAAGAAAATAGCGAAGATAAAGCCACAGGATCTGCATAATTTCTACCATAAAACACTTCTTGAGACTCTATCCGTTGGATCGATCAGGAAGGCTCATGTGCTGATCATGGACGCACTTAACCGGGCAGTAACATGGGGAGAGATTCCGCACAATGTAGCATCTACCGTAGCCTTGCCTCAGGGGAAAAAGACAAAGTTTCAAGTATGGAATGAAGAACAGCTTAAGATATTTCTGGATGCCGCTGCAGACGATCAATATTTTGTTGCTTTTGAGCTTGCGGCCTCGACAGGCATGCGACAAAGTGAGATATTGGCTCTTCGATGGGTAGATACTGATCTGCAGACCAAGACCATATCCGTCCGACAGGCCTACACACTGGCCGTTAGAGGCCATGAAATGGATGATACGAAGAATGACAGCAGTGTCCGCTCCATCGCCTTATTTGAAAGCACAGTGCGTCTGCTGACCAGTCACACAGAGCAACGTGAACGGGAACTAGAAAATAAACAAACTTACAAGGATACCGGGTTGGTTGTCCAGACCAGCATTGGTACGCCAGTTGGCCCACGCCTCTTAATGCGTCATTATTACCGGATACTTGAGCAAATTACCAAGGAACAGCCATCATTCCCAAACATTCGATTCCATGATCTCAGGCATACTCACGCAACTCTGCTCTTGAAGGCCGGGGTTCATCCCAAGATCGTTCAGGAGAGACTAGGGCATTCCTCTATCAATGTTACCTTGGATACCTACTCTCATGTCCTGCCCAATCTGCAAGAAGCCGTCCTCCGAGGCATAGGTGACTCTATCTTAGGGACCCGCCATGAAGTTAAGGAAGAGGGTAAAATAACCACTTTAGTTGAGTAA